From Piliocolobus tephrosceles isolate RC106 chromosome 16, ASM277652v3, whole genome shotgun sequence, the proteins below share one genomic window:
- the LOC111542571 gene encoding metallothionein-1E yields MDPNCSCATGGSCTCAGSCKCKECKCTSCKKSCCSCCPVGCAKCAQGCVCKGASEKCSCCA; encoded by the coding sequence ATGGATCCCAACTGCTCCTGCGCCACTGGTGGCTCCTGCACGTGCGCCGGCTCCTGCAAGTGCAAAGAGTGCAAATGCACCTCCTGCAAGAagagctgctgctcctgctgccccGTGGGCTGTGCCAAGTGTGCCCAGGGCTGCGTCTGCAAAGGGGCGTCAGAGAAGTGCAGCTGCTGTGCCTGA
- the SEPTIN9 gene encoding septin-9 isoform X3, with translation MADTPRDAGLKQVPAPRNEKAPVDFGYVGIDSILEQMRRKAMKQGFEFNIMVVGQSGLGKSTLINTLFKSKISRKSVQPPSEERIPKTIEIKSITHDIEEKGVRMKLTVIDTPGFGDHINNENCWQPIMKFINDQYEKYLQEEVNINRKKRIPDTRVHCCLYFIPATGHSLRPLDIEFMKRLSKVVNIVPVIAKADTLTLEERVHFKQRITADLLSNGIDVYPQKEFDEDSEDRLVNEKFREMIPFAVVGSDHEYQVNGKRILGRKTKWGTIEVENTTHCEFAYLRDLLIRTHMQNIKDITSSIHFEAYRVKRLNEGSSAVANGVEEKEPEAPEM, from the exons ATGGCCGACACCCCCAGAGATGCCGGGCTCAAGCAGGTGCCCGCACCACGGAACGAGAAGGCCCCGGTGGACTTCGGCTACGTGGGGATTGACTCCATCCTGGAGCAGATGCGCCGGAAGGCCATGAAGCAGGGCTTCGAGTTCAACATCATGGTGGTCG GGCAGAGCGGCTTGGGTAAATCCACCTTAATCAACACCCTCTTCAAATCCAAAATCAGCCGGAAGTCAGTGCAGCCCCCCTCGGAGGAGCGCATCCCAAAGACCATCGAGATCAAGTCCATCACGCACG ATATTGAGGAGAAAGGCGTCCGGATGAAGCTGACGGTTATTGACACGCCAGGGTTTGGGGACCACATCAACAACGAGAACTG CTGGCAGCCCATCATGAAGTTCATCAATGACCAGTACGAGAAATACCTGCAGGAGGAGGTCAACATCAACCGCAAGAAGCGCATCCCGGACACCCGCGTCCACTGCTGCCTCTACTTCATCCCCGCCACCGGCCATTC CCTCAGGCCCCTGGACATCGAGTTTATGAAACGCCTGAGCAAGGTGGTCAACATCGTCCCTGTCATCGCCAAGGCCGACACACTCACCCTGGAGGAGAGGGTCCACTTCAAACAGCGG ATCACCGCAGACCTGCTGTCCAACGGCATCGACGTGTACCCCCAGAAGGAGTTTGACGAGGACTCGGAGGACCGGCTGGTGAACGAGAAGTTCCGG GAGATGATCCCGTTTGCTGTGGTGGGCAGTGACCACGAGTACCAGGTCAACGGCAAGAGGATCCTCGGGAGGAAGACCAAGTGGGGCACCATCGAAG TTGAAAACACCACACACTGTGAGTTTGCCTACCTGCGGGACCTTCTCATCAG GACGCACATGCAGAACATCAAGGACATCACCAGCAGCATCCACTTCGAGGCCTACCGCGTGAAGCGCCTCAACGAGGGCAGCAGTGCCGTGGCCAACGGTGTGGAGGAGAAGGAGCCAGAAGCCCCGGAGATGTAG